A part of Vigna radiata var. radiata cultivar VC1973A unplaced genomic scaffold, Vradiata_ver6 scaffold_137, whole genome shotgun sequence genomic DNA contains:
- the LOC106753522 gene encoding DNA-binding protein HEXBP-like yields MRPQNGSFSGGRNQKKSYARPQKGGFGGLKCFECGGPHIRRNCPRLTVSDPKERKCYFCHKHGHFASSCPKKKIPGGAPKTQKFSGGKPVAAGRVFAMTGAKASG; encoded by the coding sequence ATGAGACCTCAGAATGGTAGTTTCTCTGGAGGTAGAAATCAAAAGAAGTCGTATGCTAGGCCACAAAAAGGAGGTTTTGGAGGCTTGAAATGCTTCGAGTGCGGAGGTCCTCACATAAGGAGGAATTGTCCGAGACTAACAGTTTCAGATCCTAAGGAGAGGAAATGTTACTTTTGCCATAAGCATGGACACTTCGCATCTTCATGTCCAAAGAAAAAGATACCAGGAGGGGCACCAAAAACACAAAAGTTTTCTGGAGGGAAGCCAGTGGCAGCAGGACGAGTCTTTGCCATGACAGGGGCCAAGGCGAGTGGGTGA